Proteins found in one Zea mays cultivar B73 chromosome 1, Zm-B73-REFERENCE-NAM-5.0, whole genome shotgun sequence genomic segment:
- the LOC100285672 gene encoding ETHYLENE-INSENSITIVE3-like 1 protein isoform X1 — protein sequence MMGGGLMMDQSVVFPGVHNFVDLLQQNGDKNLGFASLMPQTSSGDQCVMGEGDLVDPPPDSFPDAVEDDSDDDVEDIEELERRMWRDRMKLKRLRELQQSRGKDPMASGGGLADGSSKPRQSQEQARRKKMSRAQDGILKYMLKMMEVCRAQGFVYGIIPEKGKPVSGASDNLRAWWKEKVRFDRNGPAAIAKYQADNAVPGAENELASGAASPHSLQELQDTTLGSLLSALMQHCDPPQRRYPLEKGVPPPWWPTGDEEWWPELGIPKDQGPPPYKKPHDLKKAWKVSVLTAVIKHMSPDIEKIRRLVRQSKCLQDKMTAKEISTWLAVVKQEEELYLKMHPGARPPASTGGIASAISFNTTSSEYDVDIVDECKGDEAGNQKTAVTDPTSFNLGAAILSDKFLMPTPMKEETADVEFIQKRNAPAPAEPELMLNNRVYTCNNVQCPHSDYSYGFLDRNARNSHQYTCKYNDPITQSAENKPLPAPPQPQAFQPAFSQANQAANNLDFSLPMDGQRSIAELMNMYDTNFMTSKTMSSSDSVTIMERPNAMPQRIQMDEGFFGQGNGVFDDVNSMMQQQQQQAPPVVQQQQQQQFFIRDDTPFMSQMGDITSTAEFRFGSGFNMSSTAAAADYPGAAQKNDGTNWFY from the coding sequence ATGATGGGAGGCGGGCTGATGATGGATCAGAGCGTGGTGTTCCCTGGCGTCCACAACTTCGTGGATCTCCTGCAGCAGAACGGCGACAAGAACCTGGGCTTCGCCTCACTCATGCCGCAGACGTCCTCCGGCGACCAGTGCGTGATGGGGGAGGGTGATCTCGTGGACCCACCGCCAGACAGCTTCCCGGACGCCGTGGAGGACGACAGCGATGACGACGTTGAGGACATCGAGGAGCTGGAGCGCCGCATGTGGCGCGACCGCATGAAGCTGAAGCGGCTCAGGGAGCTGCAGCAGAGCCGCGGCAAGGATCCCATGGCTAGCGGTGGGGGCCTGGCCGACGGCTCATCCAAGCCAAGGCAGTCGCAGGAGCAGGCCCGGCGCAAGAAGATGTCGCGCGCGCAGGACGGCATCCTCAAGTACATGCTCAAGATGATGGAGGTGTGCCGCGCGCAGGGGTTTGTGTACGGGATCATTCCGGAGAAGGGCAAGCCGGTGAGCGGCGCCTCCGACAACCTCCGTGCCTGGTGGAAGGAGAAGGTCCGCTTCGACCGCAACGGCCCGGCCGCCATCGCCAAGTATCAGGCCGACAACGCCGTCCCGGGCGCCGAGAATGAGCTCGCCTCGGGCGCTGCCAGCCCTCATTCCTTGCAGGAGCTGCAGGACACCACACTCGGCTCGCTGCTCTCAGCACTCATGCAGCACTGCGACCCCCCACAGCGGCGCTACCCGCTGGAGAAGGGCGTTCCTCCACCGTGGTGGCCTACCGGCGACGAGGAGTGGTGGCCGGAGCTTGGCATTCCCAAGGACCAGGGCCCACCTCCCTACAAGAAGCCCCATGACCTTAAGAAGGCCTGGAAGGTGAGCGTGCTCACCGCTGTCATCAAGCACATGTCACCAGACATAGAGAAGATCCGACGCCTCGTTCGCCAGTCCAAGTGCCTCCAGGACAAGATGACTGCCAAGGAGATCTCGACCTGGCTGGCGGTCGTCAAGCAGGAAGAGGAGCTGTACCTGAAGATGCACCCTGGCGCACGCCCGCCGGCATCCACTGGTGGCATCGCCAGTGCCATATCTTTCAACACCACCTCAAGCGAGTACGACGTGGACATCGTTGATGAGTGCAAGGGGGATGAGGCTGGCAACCAGAAGACAGCAGTCACTGACCCAACCTCCTTCAACCTTGGTGCGGCTATCCTAAGTGACAAGTTCCTCATGCCGACGCCGATGAAGGAGGAGACCGCTGACGTCGAGTTCATCCAGAAGAGGAACGCCCCCGCTCCTGCTGAGCCAGAGCTAATGCTAAACAACCGGGTGTACACCTGCAACAACGTCCAGTGCCCGCACAGTGACTACAGCTATGGATTCCTTGACCGGAATGCCCGCAACAGCCACCAGTACACCTGTAAGTACAACGATCCGATCACTCAGAGCGCCGAGAACAAGCCTCTGCCAGCACCGCCGCAACCACAAGCCTTCCAGCCGGCCTTCAGCCAAGCCAATCAGGCAGCGAACAATCTGGACTTCAGCCTGCCTATGGACGGGCAGAGGTCCATCGCCGAGCTGATGAACATGTACGACACCAACTTCATGACGAGCAAGACCATGAGCAGTAGTGACAGCGTCACCATCATGGAGAGGCCGAACGCGATGCCCCAGAGGATCCAGAtggacgagggcttcttcggACAGGGCAACGGAGTCTTCGACGACGTCAATAGCATgatgcagcaacaacagcagcaggcaccacccgtggtgcagcagcagcagcagcagcagttcttcATCCGCGACGACACGCCATTCATGAGCCAGATGGGCGACATCACCAGCACGGCGGAGTTCAGGTTCGGCTCTGGTTTCAACATGTCtagcaccgccgccgccgctgattACCCAGGCGCGGCGCAGAAGAACGACGGGACCAATTGGTTCTACTGA